The following are from one region of the Rosistilla carotiformis genome:
- a CDS encoding DUF1549 domain-containing protein, translating into MNDPAFDQLLETMLCEAQDQAAAPDVSAQVLAILEAERNPVVGLPQIDTTRNVKRRSDAWLPMTLAAALLIAISGYVWELNNGRPQPADTSTVAHNAPPKPQAGAAASKQTTGTADPHGAARSTQPAAPDKAIVTNTPPRGHFEIGLNDLPFNTPATVPASEPQQPAIAKQPKIDRLPPDEIIHRVDELLAQAWRRMDIQPQNEISTDELTQRLANVVAGRSQGEKLDAQAARHLIANDTAALIDGYIDNQQTANHLGTRWAQHLLGEAAWRRMSEAQRTAAGKLFAGNFRGEQPFDTLVQEMLTSEGPSSPDDPAFEPATLWKSGLAGASAIPLTNQFCDVLLDLDVACGRCHTHPLEGNITQRNYWNLNAIFQTGVQWQLGNQGELEIAQDLERDRSKDAVFYESPDGIQMVASPAVVDDWIGGSGATNGPTNLRELAAEIEHSDRLARATINGLWKVIYGNRLVGRTSDPLAPPADEAFVAARNLMAQQLRAYNYDLGAAAAWMISAQPMRLQSTLSLFDQDSLFASEAILNSAEIQQRAFAGFANEPRNWSFEELIVATETFNKASGQGSLVAPAALLAQATDSNAPAKPDQKSKAQLRLESLRRAFPANDAANTLPAGWLASLSKKRGFEQQAKHLFYVAGNPQVSDQQMAAAKRIRLLTDTDEAALNQLWWAIRLSDGTP; encoded by the coding sequence ATGAACGATCCAGCCTTCGACCAATTGCTGGAAACCATGCTTTGCGAAGCCCAAGATCAGGCTGCCGCGCCGGATGTCTCTGCGCAGGTACTGGCAATCCTGGAAGCTGAACGCAACCCCGTGGTCGGCTTACCGCAGATCGATACCACTCGCAATGTCAAGCGACGTTCGGATGCTTGGCTGCCGATGACCCTCGCCGCAGCGTTGCTAATCGCGATCTCTGGATACGTCTGGGAGCTGAACAACGGTCGCCCGCAACCGGCGGATACTTCAACGGTTGCTCACAACGCCCCCCCCAAGCCTCAAGCCGGCGCGGCCGCATCAAAACAAACCACCGGCACAGCGGACCCTCACGGCGCCGCCCGATCGACGCAACCCGCTGCTCCCGACAAAGCGATTGTCACGAACACGCCGCCGCGTGGGCATTTTGAAATTGGTCTGAACGACCTCCCGTTCAACACACCTGCGACAGTCCCCGCAAGCGAGCCACAACAACCTGCGATTGCCAAGCAGCCGAAGATCGACCGCCTGCCCCCCGATGAGATCATTCATCGCGTCGACGAACTGCTGGCCCAGGCGTGGCGTCGGATGGATATCCAACCACAGAACGAGATCTCGACCGATGAATTGACGCAGCGTTTGGCGAATGTCGTTGCTGGCCGTTCCCAGGGTGAGAAGCTCGACGCCCAAGCGGCCCGTCATTTGATCGCCAATGATACCGCCGCACTGATCGACGGTTACATCGACAACCAACAAACGGCGAATCATCTGGGCACACGCTGGGCGCAACATCTGCTTGGGGAAGCGGCGTGGCGTCGAATGTCCGAAGCGCAGCGAACCGCTGCCGGCAAGCTGTTCGCTGGCAACTTCCGTGGCGAACAACCTTTCGATACGCTCGTTCAGGAAATGCTCACTTCCGAGGGCCCTTCGTCCCCGGACGACCCCGCGTTTGAACCGGCAACGCTCTGGAAGTCGGGTTTGGCCGGAGCGAGTGCGATTCCGCTGACCAACCAATTTTGTGATGTGCTGCTAGATCTGGACGTTGCCTGTGGACGCTGCCACACGCATCCGCTGGAAGGCAACATCACGCAGCGCAACTACTGGAACCTCAATGCCATCTTCCAAACCGGCGTTCAATGGCAGTTAGGAAACCAAGGCGAACTGGAGATCGCTCAAGACCTGGAGCGAGATCGGTCGAAGGATGCCGTATTTTATGAGTCTCCCGACGGAATTCAAATGGTCGCCTCGCCCGCGGTCGTCGACGACTGGATCGGCGGTTCGGGAGCCACTAACGGACCGACAAACCTGCGCGAATTGGCGGCAGAGATCGAGCACAGCGATCGCTTAGCGCGGGCCACGATCAACGGCCTTTGGAAGGTCATCTACGGCAACCGCCTGGTAGGCCGGACCAGCGACCCGCTGGCACCGCCAGCCGACGAGGCGTTTGTGGCAGCACGAAATCTGATGGCTCAACAATTGCGAGCGTACAACTACGACCTCGGCGCGGCGGCGGCTTGGATGATTTCGGCACAGCCCATGCGACTGCAGTCGACGCTGTCGCTCTTCGATCAAGACTCTCTGTTTGCTAGCGAAGCGATCCTTAACAGCGCGGAAATCCAACAGCGTGCATTCGCCGGGTTTGCCAACGAACCACGGAATTGGTCGTTCGAAGAATTGATCGTGGCGACCGAAACGTTTAACAAAGCGAGTGGCCAGGGCTCTTTGGTGGCGCCCGCGGCACTGCTGGCTCAAGCGACCGATAGCAACGCCCCCGCCAAACCCGATCAAAAATCGAAAGCCCAACTGCGGCTCGAATCACTCCGCCGCGCGTTCCCAGCGAACGATGCTGCCAACACGCTGCCAGCGGGCTGGCTAGCTTCATTGAGCAAAAAACGCGGTTTCGAGCAGCAGGCGAAACATCTTTTCTATGTCGCGGGAAATCCACAAGTCAGCGATCAACAGATGGCAGCGGCCAAGCGGATTCGCCTCCTGACCGACACCGATGAAGCGGCACTGAACCAACTTTGGTGGGCGATTCGCTTGAGCGATGGCACTCCTTAA
- a CDS encoding RNA polymerase sigma factor — protein sequence MRHQVGVWRYLRLLGCDNATADDLTQETFLTILRRPPFNQFSDEATAAYLRRIARNLFISLKRRDKRMHLVSAIESLDAVWDRWIGAEEDGEEFVSALKDCLNGLTERAQLALRMRFTDDANRADIGEQLGITEHGAKNLVQRAKQQLKECVQTKLT from the coding sequence GTGCGCCATCAAGTTGGCGTGTGGAGATACCTGCGCTTACTCGGTTGCGACAACGCGACAGCCGACGACTTAACGCAGGAGACGTTCCTAACGATCCTGCGAAGACCACCGTTTAATCAGTTCAGCGACGAAGCGACGGCCGCCTACCTGCGGCGGATCGCTCGGAATTTGTTTATCTCACTGAAACGACGTGACAAACGAATGCATCTGGTTTCGGCGATCGAATCGCTCGATGCGGTTTGGGATCGTTGGATCGGTGCAGAAGAGGATGGCGAGGAATTTGTCAGCGCATTGAAAGATTGCCTCAATGGACTGACCGAAAGAGCCCAATTGGCACTGCGGATGCGGTTTACCGATGACGCCAACCGAGCGGACATTGGCGAACAATTGGGAATTACCGAACACGGTGCGAAAAATTTGGTGCAGCGAGCAAAACAGCAACTAAAAGAATGCGTTCAAACCAAACTGACATGA
- a CDS encoding DUF1501 domain-containing protein, giving the protein MFNSQWSTPAGMTRRHFMNHMAGASAAMAGTAFSLGQTLKANADVLKKNRKAAILLWMGGGPSTMDIWDLKPGAPTGGPFKPISTSGDVQICEHMPLMAKQMHHMAVIRSMSTREADHERGRYYMHTGFVPNPNIEHPSYGSVLAHELINQRPELEIPPFVTVGGGSAGPGFLGMAWAPFAVTSNGQIRNLQMRLEQQRLMQRMAALDLIEKDFVKKNRGTAAEDHQKVLKKTFDLMSSDQMRAFKVDEEPEEVKERYGATGMGMGGRGFGQGCLLARRLVEAGVPFVEVDLGGWDNHADIFNTLSDQRLPVLDKAMSALTEDLEQRGMLQDTAIIWMGEFSRTPRINQNAGRDHWARSWSVVVGGAGIKGGIAVGETNSDGTVVETEPYSSEDVMTSVCNALGISPDTTYTANNRRPMKIAGGGKIIKDLFA; this is encoded by the coding sequence ATGTTTAACAGTCAATGGTCCACCCCCGCCGGGATGACTCGCCGGCACTTTATGAATCACATGGCGGGCGCATCGGCCGCCATGGCGGGCACCGCATTTTCGTTGGGACAAACGCTCAAAGCGAATGCCGATGTGCTTAAGAAAAACCGCAAGGCGGCAATCCTGTTGTGGATGGGCGGCGGCCCTTCGACGATGGATATCTGGGATCTGAAACCAGGCGCACCGACCGGTGGTCCGTTCAAACCGATCAGCACTTCGGGTGACGTGCAGATCTGCGAGCACATGCCTCTGATGGCCAAGCAGATGCATCACATGGCGGTCATCCGATCGATGAGCACACGCGAAGCGGATCACGAGCGCGGCCGCTACTACATGCACACCGGATTTGTCCCCAACCCCAACATCGAACACCCTAGCTATGGCTCGGTGCTGGCACACGAATTGATTAACCAACGCCCCGAACTGGAGATCCCTCCCTTCGTGACCGTCGGTGGTGGTAGCGCAGGCCCCGGTTTCCTCGGCATGGCTTGGGCCCCTTTTGCTGTCACCAGCAATGGCCAAATCCGCAACTTGCAGATGCGTCTGGAACAACAACGTTTGATGCAACGCATGGCCGCACTCGATTTGATCGAGAAGGACTTCGTCAAGAAGAACCGTGGCACCGCGGCGGAAGACCACCAAAAGGTTTTGAAGAAGACCTTCGACCTGATGTCCAGCGATCAGATGCGAGCCTTTAAGGTCGACGAAGAACCCGAAGAGGTCAAAGAACGCTACGGCGCAACGGGCATGGGAATGGGTGGTCGTGGCTTTGGCCAAGGCTGCCTGCTGGCACGGCGGTTGGTCGAAGCGGGTGTTCCGTTTGTCGAAGTTGACCTTGGCGGCTGGGACAACCACGCCGACATCTTCAATACCCTGTCGGACCAACGCCTGCCCGTCCTCGACAAGGCGATGAGCGCGTTGACCGAAGATTTGGAACAACGCGGCATGCTGCAGGACACGGCCATCATCTGGATGGGTGAATTCAGCCGGACACCTCGCATTAACCAAAACGCCGGTCGCGACCACTGGGCCCGATCGTGGAGCGTGGTCGTTGGCGGTGCGGGAATCAAGGGTGGCATCGCGGTCGGTGAGACCAATAGCGATGGTACCGTCGTTGAAACCGAGCCGTACAGCTCCGAAGACGTGATGACATCGGTTTGCAATGCCCTTGGCATCTCACCCGACACGACGTATACCGCAAACAACCGCCGACCGATGAAGATCGCTGGCGGCGGCAAGATCATCAAAGACTTGTTCGCTTAG
- a CDS encoding DUF1549 domain-containing protein produces the protein MTLCPQTITRIAVVFAALLPTSWIAAQSNVPSQTQLIDKHIKQGWIDYELKPSPTSPDGKWCRRVYLDIIGRIPTPEELDAFLQDKGADKDQRLVNSLLHDDRYTEEYARNWATIWTNILIGQTGGNERNSLTSRAGMSKYLRDSFARNKPYNDMVFELVTATGSTKPGTENFNGATNFLAMKVNEDQATLATSSTSRIFMGLQVQCTQCHNHPFNQWKQQKFWEFNSFFRQTRALRRYVSGTRDVSHAELVDEDFAGEAGDPSKAIVFYELRNGLTRTAGPVFMDGTEVDVSGYVSDVNRREALGKMMIESEFMDKMIVNRMWAHFMGYAFTKPVDDLGPHNVASHPQLLNELGAEFRKSSFDLKQLIQWIALSEPYRLSSQTTGSNASDDPQQGEPPKFTHFYLRQMSAEQLYQSLVSTNKASGQGSYEQQEEKRNQWLQQFVSAFGTDEGDESTSFNGSIPQALMMFNGDLVKNATSVENGTFLGDLSRQNLKPADKVHRLFLAGMGRRATRDELTIANKLLGARKGDQAEMLQDLWWSILNSNEFILNH, from the coding sequence ATGACACTATGCCCACAAACGATTACGCGAATCGCAGTGGTCTTCGCCGCGCTGCTCCCGACGAGTTGGATCGCTGCTCAATCGAATGTCCCCAGCCAGACCCAATTGATTGACAAGCACATCAAGCAGGGCTGGATCGATTACGAACTGAAGCCATCGCCTACATCCCCCGATGGGAAGTGGTGCCGTCGCGTCTATCTAGACATCATTGGACGGATCCCGACGCCCGAGGAATTGGATGCGTTCCTGCAAGACAAAGGTGCCGACAAAGATCAACGCCTCGTCAACAGCCTGTTGCACGATGACCGCTACACCGAAGAGTATGCCCGCAATTGGGCGACCATCTGGACCAACATCCTGATCGGTCAAACCGGTGGGAACGAGCGTAATTCGCTGACCAGCCGCGCGGGAATGAGCAAGTACCTCCGCGATTCATTCGCTCGCAACAAACCTTACAACGACATGGTTTTTGAATTGGTCACTGCCACCGGCAGCACCAAGCCAGGAACCGAAAACTTCAATGGCGCGACCAACTTCCTCGCGATGAAGGTCAACGAGGACCAAGCGACGTTGGCGACCTCGTCCACATCGCGGATCTTCATGGGCCTGCAAGTACAATGCACCCAGTGCCACAACCATCCATTTAACCAATGGAAGCAACAGAAATTCTGGGAGTTCAATTCGTTCTTCCGTCAGACACGGGCATTGCGACGCTACGTCTCCGGAACGCGCGACGTCTCCCACGCGGAATTGGTCGACGAAGATTTTGCTGGCGAAGCAGGTGATCCTTCCAAAGCGATCGTCTTCTATGAACTCCGCAACGGCCTGACTCGAACCGCCGGCCCTGTCTTCATGGACGGTACCGAAGTCGATGTCAGTGGATATGTCAGCGATGTCAATCGCCGTGAAGCGCTCGGGAAGATGATGATCGAGAGCGAGTTCATGGACAAGATGATCGTGAATCGCATGTGGGCTCATTTCATGGGCTACGCATTCACCAAGCCTGTCGATGACTTGGGTCCGCACAACGTCGCTTCGCACCCGCAATTGTTGAACGAACTGGGTGCCGAATTCCGCAAATCCAGTTTTGACCTGAAGCAACTGATCCAATGGATCGCACTCAGCGAACCGTACCGCTTGAGCAGCCAGACCACCGGTTCAAACGCCTCGGACGATCCGCAACAAGGCGAACCGCCAAAGTTCACGCACTTCTACCTGCGTCAGATGTCGGCCGAACAACTGTATCAATCGTTGGTTTCCACGAACAAGGCGAGCGGACAAGGCTCGTACGAACAACAAGAAGAGAAGCGGAACCAATGGCTGCAACAGTTCGTGTCGGCCTTCGGAACCGACGAGGGAGACGAATCGACATCCTTTAACGGATCGATCCCACAAGCCCTGATGATGTTCAATGGAGATCTCGTCAAAAACGCGACCTCGGTCGAAAACGGCACGTTCCTGGGCGATTTGTCTCGGCAAAACCTCAAACCGGCAGACAAAGTCCATCGCCTGTTCCTGGCTGGAATGGGGCGACGCGCAACGCGTGACGAATTGACAATCGCAAATAAGTTGCTGGGCGCTCGCAAGGGAGACCAGGCCGAGATGCTACAAGATCTGTGGTGGTCGATCCTCAACAGCAACGAATTCATCCTTAACCACTAA
- a CDS encoding DUF1570 domain-containing protein, producing MNTNHLLRATLLIAAALCSRGVDAQSTSADRWPFEAQIGQFAIHSDFNVAANPQFVAQLGSLQADLKKTLQIEIYPEPIHLILFEHQANYQGYMQRYFPTVPFRRALFIKRRGPGMVFAYKSDQMYVDLRHETSHALLNASLPYVPLWLDEGLAEYFESPPTGNARQHTHQATTRRKAFWRQVPTIESLEAVGDLTAMGATEYQEAWSWVHFLLHESDQSRGVLIRFLQELQAHSPPGQLSRRVATELPDWKERYLAHFQR from the coding sequence TTGAATACAAACCACCTCCTTCGCGCAACGCTGCTGATCGCCGCGGCGTTGTGCAGCCGCGGCGTCGACGCGCAATCCACTTCGGCCGATCGGTGGCCCTTTGAAGCGCAGATCGGCCAATTTGCAATCCACTCGGACTTTAACGTTGCCGCCAACCCGCAGTTCGTTGCCCAGCTGGGATCGCTGCAAGCGGACCTGAAAAAGACGCTGCAAATCGAGATCTATCCCGAACCCATTCATTTGATCCTGTTTGAACATCAGGCGAACTATCAAGGCTACATGCAGCGGTATTTCCCTACGGTTCCGTTTCGCAGGGCGCTGTTCATCAAACGCCGCGGCCCGGGGATGGTCTTTGCTTACAAGAGCGACCAGATGTATGTCGACTTGCGGCACGAGACGAGCCATGCGCTGCTGAACGCATCGCTTCCCTACGTTCCGCTGTGGCTCGACGAAGGACTTGCCGAGTACTTTGAAAGTCCGCCAACGGGCAATGCGAGACAACATACTCACCAAGCCACCACTCGACGGAAAGCCTTCTGGCGGCAAGTCCCCACCATCGAATCACTGGAAGCGGTCGGCGACCTCACCGCAATGGGTGCCACGGAATACCAAGAAGCATGGTCGTGGGTCCATTTTCTTCTACACGAGAGCGACCAATCGCGGGGCGTGCTGATTCGCTTCCTGCAAGAACTTCAGGCGCATTCTCCACCGGGGCAGCTGAGCCGCCGCGTTGCCACGGAACTACCCGACTGGAAAGAACGCTATCTGGCCCATTTCCAACGCTAG
- a CDS encoding tyrosine-protein phosphatase: MDEELAFIDIHCHLLPGIDDGARDWDESLAMARIAVQDGIRCSVLTPHQLGQYSLTTGEEIRRLTAEFQTRLQEQGIRLAVRPGADVRIDLDMIQRLASGDCVSLADRRKHVLLELPHELYFPLEPVIANLKKLGMVGILSHPERNEGILKRPELIPPLVEAGCLMQITADSLTGVFGSAPKKMSEWMLQNGLTHFIASDAHGTRRRKPLMRRSFERASELVGEPYAKAICCHNPLAVVNGQAVAKLPQVRRRGWMERILKRQAA, encoded by the coding sequence ATGGACGAGGAACTCGCGTTTATTGATATTCACTGCCATTTGCTGCCGGGTATCGATGATGGCGCTAGGGACTGGGATGAATCGCTGGCCATGGCTCGGATTGCCGTTCAGGATGGCATTCGCTGCTCCGTATTGACTCCGCATCAATTGGGGCAATACTCGCTGACCACAGGCGAAGAGATCCGACGACTGACAGCCGAATTCCAAACCCGTCTTCAAGAGCAAGGTATTCGCCTGGCTGTTCGTCCGGGGGCGGATGTCCGCATCGATCTGGACATGATCCAACGGCTGGCCAGCGGCGACTGCGTTTCGCTAGCGGATCGTCGCAAGCACGTACTGTTGGAATTGCCACACGAACTCTACTTTCCTTTGGAACCGGTGATCGCCAATCTGAAGAAGCTTGGCATGGTCGGCATTTTGTCGCATCCCGAACGGAACGAGGGGATCTTGAAGCGGCCCGAATTGATTCCGCCATTGGTCGAAGCGGGCTGCTTGATGCAGATCACCGCCGACAGCCTGACAGGCGTTTTCGGGAGCGCTCCGAAGAAGATGAGTGAATGGATGTTGCAAAACGGGCTCACCCATTTCATCGCCTCGGACGCCCATGGCACCCGCCGTCGCAAGCCCCTGATGCGACGCAGCTTTGAACGAGCCAGCGAACTGGTGGGCGAACCGTATGCAAAAGCGATCTGCTGCCACAATCCGCTGGCCGTGGTAAACGGACAAGCGGTTGCCAAATTGCCTCAGGTGCGCCGACGCGGCTGGATGGAACGGATCCTCAAACGCCAAGCCGCCTAG
- a CDS encoding c-type heme family protein, with protein sequence MKYRFTAIGLLLAFGFSLLAVSADEPTGEPTAMEVAAPATLSEARSRATLLHETLHGTLQVVHRDFFDEDDSHTIPSASLEDVFEALADSFQVDLKWLVVNTDIVNVDHRPEDAFERAAVKALAAGKPYFDGVEGDRYRFAGPIRLASQCLKCHVKHRTSTHNRTAGLLISMPLKLEHSPSQR encoded by the coding sequence ATGAAATATCGATTCACAGCGATCGGATTGTTGTTGGCTTTCGGCTTCTCGTTGCTAGCGGTGTCCGCCGATGAGCCGACTGGGGAGCCGACCGCCATGGAGGTCGCCGCGCCTGCGACGCTCTCGGAAGCGCGTAGCCGAGCGACGTTGTTGCACGAGACGCTGCACGGGACCTTGCAGGTGGTGCATCGCGACTTTTTCGACGAAGACGATTCGCACACGATCCCGTCGGCTTCGTTGGAGGATGTCTTCGAAGCACTGGCCGATAGTTTTCAAGTCGATTTAAAATGGTTAGTGGTGAATACCGACATCGTGAATGTCGACCATCGCCCAGAGGACGCCTTTGAACGCGCGGCGGTCAAGGCGCTCGCAGCCGGTAAGCCTTATTTTGACGGCGTCGAGGGGGACCGTTATCGCTTCGCCGGCCCGATTCGATTAGCATCGCAGTGCCTCAAATGTCATGTCAAACACCGCACCAGCACGCACAATCGGACCGCGGGGCTATTGATTTCGATGCCGCTGAAATTGGAGCATTCCCCATCGCAGCGGTGA
- a CDS encoding DinB family protein, producing the protein MASNPLIDEYLAGGAQLRAAVTGLTSAQLDATPIPGKWSTRQVICHVADFELVYADRMKRVIAEQEPTFFAGDPDQFAAALAYDQRDAVEELQLVEAVRASMARILRTLDAADFQRIGNHNEAGPQTLASLLEKITHHLQHHVRFIEEKRAALEALNR; encoded by the coding sequence ATGGCGTCGAATCCATTGATCGATGAATACCTTGCCGGCGGGGCGCAGTTGCGTGCGGCGGTCACCGGTCTGACCAGTGCTCAATTGGACGCGACACCGATCCCGGGAAAGTGGTCGACGCGTCAGGTGATTTGCCACGTTGCGGACTTTGAATTGGTGTACGCCGATCGGATGAAGCGGGTGATCGCTGAGCAGGAGCCCACTTTTTTCGCGGGCGATCCCGACCAGTTTGCTGCGGCGTTGGCCTACGATCAGCGTGATGCCGTTGAGGAATTGCAATTGGTCGAAGCGGTGCGCGCCTCGATGGCTCGGATCCTCCGCACGCTGGACGCTGCCGATTTCCAGCGGATCGGGAATCACAATGAAGCCGGACCACAAACGCTGGCGTCGCTGCTGGAAAAGATCACCCATCATCTGCAGCATCATGTGCGTTTCATCGAGGAAAAGCGTGCAGCGCTGGAGGCGCTGAATCGATGA
- a CDS encoding MOSC domain-containing protein, translating to MTVQCHAELISVQIGLPRIIPAEKPWVTGFWKEPVGEPLWLGTTNLQGDGQADLVNHGGPHKAVCVYSADHFPTWRETLGLEDLRAGAFGENFTVSDLTEQDVCIGDVWSVGDAVVQVSQPRQPCWKLARRWGIKDLAYQVQQTGRTGWYFRVLEEGLVGPGMRLGLVDRSSDPWTIEAANRVMHHDKQNLDDASRLAAVAALSPSWQATLQKRIDKQVASDERLRLDGAGD from the coding sequence ATGACCGTGCAATGCCACGCGGAACTGATTTCGGTCCAGATTGGGCTGCCACGAATCATCCCGGCGGAGAAGCCTTGGGTGACGGGGTTCTGGAAAGAACCGGTCGGTGAACCGCTGTGGCTAGGGACGACGAATCTTCAGGGCGACGGCCAAGCCGATCTCGTCAATCATGGTGGGCCGCACAAGGCGGTCTGTGTCTATTCGGCAGATCACTTTCCGACCTGGCGTGAAACGCTGGGACTCGAAGATCTGAGGGCCGGTGCCTTTGGCGAGAACTTTACAGTTTCCGATCTGACCGAGCAGGACGTTTGTATCGGTGACGTTTGGTCGGTCGGCGATGCGGTCGTGCAGGTATCTCAACCGCGTCAGCCGTGTTGGAAATTGGCGCGGCGCTGGGGGATCAAGGACCTCGCCTATCAAGTGCAGCAGACGGGGCGGACGGGTTGGTATTTTCGGGTGCTCGAAGAAGGATTGGTCGGACCTGGGATGCGTTTGGGATTGGTCGATCGATCCTCGGATCCCTGGACGATCGAAGCCGCCAATCGCGTGATGCATCACGACAAGCAGAATCTCGATGACGCGTCGCGGTTAGCCGCGGTCGCCGCATTGTCACCCAGTTGGCAAGCGACACTGCAGAAACGGATCGACAAACAAGTGGCCAGCGATGAACGCTTGCGTCTCGATGGTGCTGGCGACTGA
- a CDS encoding sigma-54-dependent transcriptional regulator, which yields MKSSEFSVLIVDDEPNIRSGLAKGLKGEAERVDIASDAEEALAKFEQWSYPLVIADVRLGGKIDGIELVRQTAHKYPETAVIVITAHGTVETAVDAMRAGAFDFISKPLDLNLVRQQVRKARQHYELRIENQQLRSRLADAGQISNILGTCAAMQDVFHQIRQVATTEATVMIQGESGTGKELIARAVHDLSPRNGGPFVAVNLGAMPESLLESELFGHEKGSFSGASRQKPGCFEQASGGTLFLDEVTEMSAKSQVDLLRVLESGQFIRVGGEELLSANVRIVSATNKSVPALIDDGSFREDLFYRLNVIPIEVPSLRQRREDIPLLVEHFLNHFCDRHGRPLKQISPEAMQTLVAAPWPGNVRQLRNVVERMVVTHTDAIIHDHQLPLELQQKSGSNSRATLACTLSDAVEHCERETISAALAACDCHRENTAKRLGISIRTLHYKMGRYGLH from the coding sequence ATGAAGTCATCCGAATTTAGCGTGCTGATCGTCGACGATGAACCCAACATCCGGTCGGGACTCGCCAAGGGTTTGAAAGGGGAAGCGGAACGTGTCGACATCGCCAGCGATGCCGAAGAGGCGTTGGCCAAGTTTGAACAATGGAGCTATCCGCTGGTGATTGCCGATGTGCGGCTGGGAGGCAAGATCGATGGGATCGAATTGGTTCGCCAAACGGCCCACAAGTATCCCGAGACCGCCGTCATCGTAATCACCGCGCACGGAACCGTGGAAACGGCGGTCGACGCGATGCGAGCCGGCGCGTTCGATTTTATCTCCAAACCGCTCGACCTGAACCTAGTCCGGCAACAGGTCCGCAAAGCCCGCCAACACTACGAACTGCGAATCGAGAACCAACAACTGCGCAGCCGCTTGGCCGACGCGGGGCAGATCTCCAACATCCTGGGGACCTGCGCCGCGATGCAGGATGTGTTTCATCAGATCCGCCAAGTTGCCACGACCGAAGCGACCGTGATGATCCAAGGAGAGAGCGGCACGGGGAAGGAATTGATCGCCCGAGCCGTCCACGATCTAAGCCCCCGCAACGGCGGACCGTTTGTTGCAGTCAATCTCGGTGCGATGCCCGAATCGCTGCTCGAGAGCGAATTGTTTGGACACGAGAAAGGATCCTTCAGCGGCGCGTCGCGGCAGAAGCCTGGCTGTTTTGAACAGGCCAGCGGCGGAACGTTGTTCCTGGATGAAGTCACCGAGATGTCGGCCAAGAGCCAAGTCGATCTGCTGCGCGTGCTCGAATCGGGACAATTCATTCGCGTCGGTGGCGAAGAACTGCTCTCGGCCAATGTCCGCATCGTCTCGGCGACCAACAAATCGGTTCCGGCGCTGATCGATGACGGCAGCTTCCGTGAGGATCTGTTCTACCGCCTCAACGTGATCCCAATCGAAGTCCCTTCGCTGCGACAACGACGCGAAGACATCCCGCTGCTGGTCGAACACTTCTTAAACCACTTCTGCGATCGGCACGGACGCCCCTTGAAACAGATCTCCCCTGAAGCGATGCAAACGCTAGTCGCTGCGCCTTGGCCAGGCAATGTCCGACAACTTCGCAACGTCGTCGAACGGATGGTCGTCACCCATACCGACGCCATCATCCACGACCACCAACTGCCGTTGGAACTGCAACAAAAGTCGGGATCGAATTCCCGCGCGACGCTCGCTTGCACTTTGTCCGACGCCGTCGAGCACTGCGAACGCGAAACGATCTCCGCCGCGCTGGCGGCTTGCGACTGCCATCGCGAAAACACCGCCAAGCGACTGGGGATCAGCATCCGCACGCTGCACTACAAGATGGGGCGCTATGGATTGCATTGA